From Oxyura jamaicensis isolate SHBP4307 breed ruddy duck chromosome 19, BPBGC_Ojam_1.0, whole genome shotgun sequence, the proteins below share one genomic window:
- the NOS2 gene encoding nitric oxide synthase, inducible: MLCPWQFAFKPHAAKNQSSKEKDINNNVEKDMKIRGLVKDDAKLHDLTKKQKEKPPTVTSAEKPPENIIKASSQISRCPRHLKVRNLENGSSFLDTLHLTAKEVINCRTKACQGALMTPKGLVRGTRDGPVPLAELLPQAVDFVKQYYSSLKESKIEEHLARLEAVTKEIETTGTYHLTQDELIFAAKQAWRNAPRCIGRIQWSNLQVFDARDCKTAKEMFEHICRHVQYATNNGNIRSAITIFPQRTDGKHDFRVWNSQLIRYAGYQMPDGSILGDPASVEFTKLCIELGWKPKYGRFDVVPLILQANGQDPEIFEFPPEIILEVPMEHPKYEWFKELDLKWYALPAVANMLLEVGGLEFTACPFNGWYMGTEIGVRDFCDVQRYNILKEVGRRMGLETNKLSSLWKDRAVVEINVAVLYSFQKQNVTIMDHHSAAESFMKYMQNEYRVRGGCPADWVWIVPPMSGSITPVFHQEMLNYVLTPFFYYQVDAWKTHIWHDESRRPKKREIKLSVLGKAVLFASSLMQKAMATRSKATVIYATETGKSETLANNLCSLFSCAFNTKILCMDEYNISDLEKETLLLVVTSTFGNGDSPNNGKTLKNSLLTLKLLRKKIRYAVFGLGSTMYPEFCAFAHAIDRKLAQLGASQLTPVGEGDELNGQEEAFRTWAVSAFKTACDIFNIRGKNSIQLPEMYTSDDTWNPKKYRILHESQTMDLAKALTDIHGKDIIPMKLKFRQNLQSLKSSRVTILVKLSCETNQEVRYLPGEHIGIFPGNQPELVRGLIAHVKDAPPADQTIRLETCAEGGYWTSDKKIPACTLSQALTYLLDITTPPSQQLLKKISQLVTAEGDKQRLEVLCHNTEEYNKWKFYNSPNILEVLEEFPSAEVSTAFLLTQLPFLKPRYYSVSSSCDMAPREIHLTVAVVNYRTRDGQGPLHHGVCSTWLNKISLNEVVPCFVRSGNGFQLPKEPTKPCILIGPGTGIAPFRSFWQQRLYDLEKKGIKGGDMTLLFGCRQPDMDHIYREETEEMKRKGVLKEVFTAYSRQPGQPKVYVQDILQNKLEAKVCNLLHKEDGHLYVCGDVRMARDVAQTLKGILVKKLNLTEQQAEEYFFELKSQKRYHEDIFGAVFPHEVKRDPEKVEELESDGVDTQQSTTSCRCSVSHVLQDSHKHKMKKHN, translated from the exons ATGCTGTGCCCATGGCAGTTTGCATTCAAACCTCATGCTGCTAAGAACCAGTCCTCCAAAGAAAAGGATATCAATAATAACGTGGAGAAAGATATGAAGATCCGTGG CTTAGTGAAAGACGATGCCAAATTGCACGATCTAaccaagaagcagaaagagaagccGCCTACCGTAACTTCAGCAGAG AAACCCCCAGAAAATATTATCAAAGCTTCAAGTCAAATATCAAGATGTCCAAGACATCTAAAAGTAAGAAACTTGGAAAACGGATCCAGCTTTCTTGACACACTACACCTGACAGCAAAGGAG gTTATCAATTGCCGCACCAAAGCATGCCAAGGGGCACTCATGACCCCAAAGGGCTTGGTGAGGGGCACTAGAGATGGGCCAGTTCCTCTGGCAGAGCTTTTACCTCAGGCAGTAGACTTTGTCAAGCAGTACTACAGTTCATTGAAAGA GTCAAAAATAGAAGAACACCTGGCCCGACTGGAAGCAGTGACCAAAGAGATAGAAACAACAGGAACCTACCATCTGACACAGGATGAACTGATCTTTGCTGCCAAACAGGCCTGGAGGAACGCTCCGAGATGTATTGGGAGAATCCAGTGGTCCAATCTACAG GTATTCGATGCACGTGACTGTAAAACAGCCAAGGAAATGTTTGAGCATATCTGTCGTCATGTTCAGTATGCAACAAACAATGGAAACATAAG GTCAGCCATCACTATCTTCCCACAGAGGACTGATGGGAAACATGATTTCCGTGTTTGGAACAGCCAGCTCATCCGATATGCTGGATATCAAATGCCAGATGGGTCTATCTTGGGAGACCCTGCAAGTGTGGAGTTCACAAAG TTGTGCATTGAGCTTGGGTGGAAGCCGAAGTATGGCCGCTTTGATGTAGTTCCACTCATTCTCCAAGCGAACGGCCAAGatccagaaatatttgaattccCGCCAGAAATTATCCTTGAAGTGCCAATGGAGCATCCAAA GTATGAGTGGTTTAAGGAGTTAGATCTCAAGTGGTACGCGCTGCCTGCTGTTGCCAACATGCTCCTTGAGGTGGGAGGCCTGGAATTTACTGCGTGTCCTTTCAATGGCTGGTACATGGGGACAGAGATAGGAGTCCGAGACTTCTGTGATGTGCAGCGGTACAATATCCTGAAG GAGGTAGGAAGAAGAATGGgactggaaacaaacaaactttcatCACTATGGAAAGACCGAGCTGTTGTAGAGATAAATGTGGCTGTGCTTTATAGCTTCCAA AAACAAAACGTTACTATCATGGATCACCATTCAGCTGCTGAATCCTTCATGAAATATATGCAGAATGAGTACCGTGTGCGAGGAGGCTGTCCAGCTGACTGGGTGTGGATTGTACCTCCTATGTCAGGGAGCATAACTCCCGTGTTCCACCAGGAGATGTTGAACTACGTCCTCACTCCCTTCTTTTACTACCAG gTGGATGCATGGAAAACACACATCTGGCATGATGAGTCCCGGAGgccaaagaaaagagaaataaaattgagtGTCTTGGGAAA ggcTGTACTCTTTGCATCTTCACTCATGCAAAAAGCAATGGCAACGAGGTCCAAGGCCACTGTTATCTATGCAACAGAGACTGGGAAATCTGAAACACTAGCCAATAATCTGTGCAGTTTGTTCAGCTGTGCCTTCAACACTAAG ATTCTGTGCATGGATGAATACAACATCAGTGacctggaaaaagaaacacttcttCTAGTGGTTACTAGTACTTTTGGAAATGGAGATTCTCCAAATAATGGAAAG ACATTGAAGAACTCCTTGCTCACCCTGAAactgctgagaaagaaaatcag ATATGCTGTGTTTGGTTTGGGATCTACCATGTATCCTGAATTCTGTGCCTTTGCTCATGCCATTGACCGAAAACTGGCCCAACTAGGGGCTTCACAGCTCACTCCAGTAGGTGAAGGAGATGAACTCAATGGGCAAGAAGAAGCCTTTCGCACGTGGGCAGTCAGTGCATTCAAG acTGCCTGTGACATTTTTAACATCCGTGGGAAAAACAGTATTCAGTTGCCTGAGATGTATACCTCAGATGATACCTGGAATCCTAAGAAATACAGGATACTGCATGAGTCTCAAACCATGGACTTGGCTAAAG CACTTACAGACATTCATGGAAAGGATATAATTCCCATGAAGCTGAAATTCAGACAGAATCTTCAGAGTTTAAAATCCAG TCGTGTTACCATTCTAGTTAAGCTTTCCTGTGAGACTAATCAGGAAGTGCGCTACCTGCCCGGAGAACATATTGGGATTTTCCCAGGCAACCAGCCAGAATTAGTCCGTGGCCTCATTGCACATGTTAAGGATGCTCCTCCAGCTGATCAGACTATCAGACTTGAAACCTGTGCTGAAG GTGGCTACTGGACAAGTGACAAAAAGATTCCAGCCTGCACACTCTCCCAAGCTTTGACATATTTGCTTGATATCACTACTCCACCCTCCCAACAACTGCTAAAAAAGATTTCCCAGCTGGTAACAGCAGAAGGAGACAAACAGAGACTGGAAGTTCTATGTCAT AACACAGAAGAATACAATAAATGGAAGTTTTACAACAGCCCAAACATCCTGGAGGTCCTGGAAGAGTTTCCTTCTGCTGAAGTCTCAACAGCTTTCTTGTTGACTCAGCTGCCATTTCTGAAGCCCAGGTACTATTCTGTCAGTTCTTCCTGTGACATGGCACCCAGAGAGATTCATCTGACAGTTGCAGTAGTCAATTACAGGACAAGAG ATGGACAAGGGCCTTTGCATCATGGAGTTTGCAGCACATGGCTGAATAAAATAAGTCTCAATGAAGTAGTGCCATGTTTTGTGCGCAG TGGTAATGGATTCCAGCTCCCAAAGGAGCCAACCAAGCCCTGCATTCTCATCGGCCCAGGAACAGGAATTGCTCCATTCAGAAGTTTCTGGCAGCAACGTCTCTATGACTTGGAAAAGAAAG GGATCAAAGGTGGTGACATGACATTATTGTTTGGCTGCCGGCAGCCAGATATGGATCATATctacagagaagaaacagaagaaatgaagaggaaaggagTTCTGAAAGAAGTTTTTACAGCTTACTCCAGGCAACCTGGCCAACCTAAA gtCTATGTTCAAGACATTCTTCAAAACAAGTTGGAAGCCAAAGTGTGCAATCTCTTGCATAAGGAGGATGGACATCTGTATGTCTGTGGAGATGTACGCATGGCCAGGGATGTTGCTCAGACTTTGAAGGGGATACTTGTAAAAAAACTGAACCTCAcggagcagcaggcagaagagTATTTCTTTGAGCTAAAG agcCAAAAACGTTACCATGAAGATATATTTGGGGCTGTGTTCCCGCATGAAGTCAAAAGAGAC CCTGAAAAAGTGGAG GAGCTAGAATCTGATGGAGTTGACACTCAGCAGTCAACAACGTCATGTAGATGCAGTGTTTCGCATGTACTTCAGGACAGCCATAAACATAAGATGAAAAAGCATAATTGA